The Agromyces hippuratus genome has a window encoding:
- the dhaL gene encoding dihydroxyacetone kinase subunit DhaL produces MGLDITWAVDWVRRSAQVISDHRVELITLDREIGDGDHGENMDRGFQAVLPKLDDLAAGSTPGDVLKLVATTLISTVGGAAGPLYGTAYLKAAAAAGSAVSLDGPAIAAILTAARDGVVTRGKAESGDKTMIDAWTPAVDAADAAAAAGVDAAGVFAAAADAAEAGAVATEPLVARKGRASYLGERSAGHRDPGAESSALLLRAAADAAAASAGA; encoded by the coding sequence GTGGGATTGGACATCACCTGGGCCGTGGACTGGGTCAGACGAAGCGCACAGGTGATCTCGGATCATCGAGTCGAGCTGATCACGCTCGACCGCGAGATCGGCGACGGCGACCACGGCGAGAACATGGATCGTGGCTTCCAGGCAGTGCTGCCGAAGCTCGATGACCTCGCCGCCGGTTCGACACCAGGGGATGTGCTGAAGCTCGTCGCGACGACGCTCATCTCGACGGTCGGCGGCGCTGCCGGTCCGCTCTACGGAACCGCGTATCTGAAAGCCGCTGCGGCCGCCGGCAGCGCGGTGTCGCTCGACGGCCCGGCGATCGCCGCCATCCTCACGGCCGCCCGCGACGGGGTCGTGACGCGCGGCAAGGCGGAGTCCGGCGACAAGACGATGATCGACGCGTGGACGCCCGCCGTCGACGCAGCGGACGCCGCTGCAGCAGCAGGTGTCGACGCGGCCGGCGTCTTCGCCGCGGCCGCCGATGCGGCGGAAGCCGGTGCCGTCGCCACCGAGCCGCTCGTGGCGCGCAAGGGCCGTGCGAGCTATCTCGGCGAACGTTCGGCCGGGCATCGCGATCCGGGGGCCGAGTCGAGTGCCCTGCTGCTCCGAGCCGCCGCCGACGCGGCGGCGGCATCAGCGGGTGCCTGA
- a CDS encoding MIP/aquaporin family protein, producing MVNVDNLGVLFLSELVGTAMLVLLGCGVVANVALAKTKGFNGGFLMVTIGWGLAVFAGVIVSYASGAHINPAVTLGLVANGATEFGNAGLGLTVPVDPVSVSAYIGAQFIGAIIGAVIVWLAYKQHFDEEPQPASKLGVFSTGPGIRNYAWNLVTEIIGTFVLVFVVIGFGGGRQGDGGLAALGALPVALLVIGIGVSLGGPTGYAINPARDLGPRIAHALLPIHGKGGSDWSYSWVPVIGPVIGGLLAGWLAIPLLPIIT from the coding sequence ATGGTCAACGTGGACAATCTCGGAGTGTTGTTCCTCAGCGAGCTCGTCGGCACGGCGATGCTCGTGCTCCTCGGCTGTGGTGTCGTGGCCAACGTGGCCCTCGCCAAGACGAAGGGCTTCAACGGCGGATTCCTCATGGTGACGATCGGCTGGGGCCTCGCGGTCTTCGCCGGTGTCATCGTCTCCTACGCGTCGGGCGCGCACATCAACCCGGCCGTCACCCTCGGTCTCGTCGCCAACGGCGCGACCGAGTTCGGCAACGCCGGGCTCGGCCTCACCGTACCGGTCGATCCCGTGTCCGTGAGCGCCTACATCGGCGCCCAGTTCATCGGAGCGATCATCGGCGCCGTGATCGTCTGGCTCGCCTACAAGCAGCACTTCGACGAAGAACCGCAACCGGCCTCGAAACTCGGCGTCTTCTCGACGGGCCCCGGCATCCGCAACTACGCCTGGAACCTCGTCACCGAGATCATCGGCACCTTCGTGCTGGTGTTCGTCGTGATCGGCTTCGGCGGCGGGCGTCAGGGCGACGGCGGCCTCGCGGCCCTCGGCGCACTGCCCGTGGCGCTGCTCGTGATCGGCATCGGCGTCTCTCTCGGTGGCCCGACCGGCTACGCGATCAACCCGGCCCGTGACCTCGGTCCGCGCATCGCGCACGCCCTCCTGCCGATCCACGGCAAGGGCGGCAGCGACTGGTCCTACTCGTGGGTGCCCGTGATCGGCCCGGTCATCGGCGGACTCCTGGCCGGGTGGCTGGCGATCCCGCTGCTGCCCATCATCACCTGA
- the dhaM gene encoding dihydroxyacetone kinase phosphoryl donor subunit DhaM, which yields MGTPEKVGVLFVSHSAAIAAGLVELARQMAPTASLVAAGGTDDGRIGTSFDLVTAGIAEADSGRGVVVLCDLGSAILTAETALDFLDDEVRERVRIIDAPLVEGGVAAAVAAEAGDALEVVVAAAESARGPATTATAGAAAGPSAGAADAGTAAPAAAASGYTRSIRLVNSDGLHARPAAELVKLASTFPQKVTVNGTDAKSLLGIMSLGLTKGAQVDITSRDLNGREAVDALAALAESGFGEA from the coding sequence ATGGGCACTCCGGAGAAGGTCGGCGTGCTCTTCGTCTCGCACTCCGCGGCGATCGCCGCAGGGCTCGTCGAACTGGCGCGGCAGATGGCGCCGACGGCATCGCTCGTCGCCGCGGGCGGCACCGACGACGGCCGCATCGGTACGAGCTTCGATCTCGTGACCGCCGGCATCGCCGAGGCCGATTCGGGCCGGGGCGTGGTCGTGCTGTGCGATCTCGGCTCCGCCATCCTCACGGCCGAGACGGCCCTCGACTTCCTCGACGACGAGGTGCGCGAGCGGGTGCGCATCATCGACGCGCCGCTCGTCGAGGGCGGGGTCGCCGCTGCAGTCGCCGCCGAGGCGGGGGACGCACTCGAGGTGGTCGTGGCGGCCGCCGAATCGGCACGGGGGCCGGCCACCACGGCGACCGCGGGGGCCGCCGCGGGGCCGAGTGCGGGTGCCGCGGATGCCGGCACAGCAGCGCCGGCGGCGGCGGCGTCGGGCTACACCCGGAGCATCCGCCTGGTGAACTCCGACGGGCTGCACGCTCGACCGGCGGCCGAACTCGTGAAGCTCGCGAGCACATTCCCGCAGAAGGTCACCGTGAACGGCACCGACGCCAAGAGCCTGCTCGGCATCATGTCGCTCGGCCTCACCAAGGGTGCGCAGGTCGACATCACCAGCAGGGATCTGAACGGCCGCGAAGCGGTCGACGCGTTGGCGGCACTCGCGGAGTCGGGCTTCGGCGAAGCGTGA
- a CDS encoding DUF4287 domain-containing protein, with the protein MSQGQSYLDNVETSTGLTPRRFIELADERGLGSTGTRTGEVVAWLKTEYALGHGHAMAIAQVIKHRETVDIKNAETTPEPPISIGRLWLDGKDTRPW; encoded by the coding sequence ATGTCCCAAGGGCAGTCCTACCTCGACAACGTCGAGACCTCGACCGGCCTCACGCCTCGCCGGTTCATCGAACTCGCCGATGAACGCGGCCTCGGATCAACCGGTACCAGGACCGGCGAGGTCGTGGCGTGGTTGAAGACCGAGTACGCACTCGGTCACGGCCACGCGATGGCCATCGCCCAGGTCATCAAGCACCGCGAGACCGTCGACATCAAGAACGCCGAGACGACGCCCGAACCACCGATCAGCATCGGCCGGCTCTGGCTCGACGGCAAGGACACCAGGCCCTGGTGA
- a CDS encoding SDR family NAD(P)-dependent oxidoreductase, which translates to MTDASATRQVTIITGASRGIGAAIAERLAADGHDLVLTYRERRDEADAIARRCAASGARVLLLQADLADLEAAATVVPAAVAEFGRVTGLVNNAGITGHIGGFLDASIDESDELFRVNVLAPIVLTRAAVAHMATDRGGSGGSIVNISSGAARSGAPNTYIPYAMSKAALNALTTGASKEFGPVGVRVNTVSPGTTHTEIHAAAGRPNAPEERAPNIPMRRAGEPHEIAGAVAYLFSADASYTSGADIRVAGGN; encoded by the coding sequence ATGACGGATGCCTCAGCCACACGCCAGGTCACGATCATCACGGGTGCGAGTCGCGGAATCGGTGCAGCGATCGCCGAACGTCTCGCCGCCGACGGGCACGACCTCGTGCTGACGTACCGTGAGCGCCGTGACGAGGCCGACGCGATCGCACGTCGGTGCGCGGCATCCGGTGCTCGGGTGCTGCTGCTGCAGGCCGACCTCGCCGACCTCGAGGCAGCGGCGACGGTGGTCCCCGCGGCGGTCGCCGAATTCGGCCGGGTCACCGGCCTCGTCAACAACGCGGGCATCACGGGGCACATCGGGGGCTTCCTCGACGCGAGCATCGACGAGAGCGACGAGCTCTTCCGCGTGAACGTCCTCGCCCCCATCGTGCTCACGCGTGCCGCCGTCGCGCACATGGCGACCGACCGCGGCGGGTCGGGCGGCAGCATCGTGAACATCTCCTCGGGCGCGGCCCGCAGCGGTGCCCCGAACACCTACATCCCCTACGCCATGAGCAAGGCGGCGCTGAACGCGCTCACGACGGGCGCGTCAAAGGAGTTCGGTCCGGTGGGCGTGCGCGTCAACACCGTCTCCCCCGGTACGACGCACACCGAGATCCACGCGGCGGCCGGTCGGCCGAACGCCCCCGAAGAGCGCGCCCCGAACATCCCGATGCGTCGCGCAGGCGAGCCGCACGAGATAGCCGGCGCGGTCGCCTACCTCTTCTCAGCGGATGCCTCGTACACCTCGGGCGCCGACATCCGCGTCGCCGGCGGCAACTGA
- the dhaK gene encoding dihydroxyacetone kinase subunit DhaK, which produces MKKIINDPKRVVDESVAGFGLAHADIVRVEFDPIHVVRADAPVAGKVGIVSGGGSGHEPLHAGYVGFGMLDAAVPGAVFTSPTPDPILAATKAVDGGAGVLHIVKNYTGDVLNFETAADLAAADGIEVRAVITNDDVAVKDSLYTAGRRGVAGTVLVEKIAGAAAERGDSLDAVVAVAERVNANARSMGLALTPCIVPHAGEPSFTLAEDEIEIGIGIHGEPGRERVKLEPADRLVDRLLEPILEDLPYERGERALLFVNGMGGTPQVELYLAYRRAAEVLEERGIGIARSLVGNHITALEMQGMSITLLKLDDEMVELWDAPVQTAALRWGR; this is translated from the coding sequence GTGAAGAAAATCATCAACGATCCCAAGCGGGTCGTCGACGAGTCGGTCGCCGGTTTCGGCCTCGCTCACGCCGATATCGTGCGCGTGGAGTTCGATCCGATCCACGTCGTGCGCGCCGATGCGCCGGTCGCGGGCAAGGTCGGCATCGTGAGCGGCGGCGGCAGCGGGCATGAGCCCCTGCATGCCGGCTACGTCGGCTTCGGCATGCTCGACGCTGCTGTGCCGGGTGCGGTGTTCACCTCGCCGACGCCCGACCCGATCCTGGCCGCGACGAAGGCGGTCGACGGAGGAGCCGGTGTGCTCCACATCGTGAAGAACTACACGGGCGACGTGCTGAACTTCGAGACGGCCGCAGACCTGGCCGCCGCCGACGGCATCGAGGTTCGGGCCGTCATCACGAATGACGACGTCGCGGTGAAGGACTCGCTCTACACGGCCGGCCGACGCGGCGTCGCCGGCACGGTGCTCGTCGAGAAGATCGCCGGTGCCGCAGCCGAGCGGGGCGACTCGCTCGACGCGGTCGTCGCGGTGGCCGAGCGGGTGAACGCCAACGCCCGGTCGATGGGGCTCGCCCTGACGCCCTGCATCGTGCCGCACGCCGGCGAGCCCAGCTTCACGCTCGCCGAGGACGAGATCGAGATCGGCATCGGCATCCACGGCGAACCCGGTCGCGAACGTGTCAAGCTCGAACCCGCAGATCGTCTCGTCGACCGACTCCTCGAGCCGATCCTCGAGGACCTGCCGTACGAGCGCGGCGAACGCGCCCTGCTCTTCGTCAACGGCATGGGCGGCACGCCCCAGGTCGAGTTGTACCTCGCCTACCGCAGGGCGGCGGAGGTGCTCGAGGAGCGCGGCATCGGGATCGCCCGATCGCTCGTGGGCAACCACATCACCGCGCTCGAGATGCAGGGCATGTCGATCACGTTGCTGAAGCTCGATGACGAGATGGTCGAATTGTGGGATGCCCCGGTGCAGACGGCTGCGCTGCGGTGGGGCCGGTAG